A single Desulfovibrio piger DNA region contains:
- the mqnE gene encoding aminofutalosine synthase MqnE: MLDASYYASLGLADVLDKVLAGQRLSAEDGMALFACPDITAVGALAHHARCRMHGDKTSYVVNRQINYTNVCVNGCVFCAFRRDSEEDQGAFCLSTEEVLERLRAADATPLHLDELHIVGGCHPTRPFQWFLDTLRAARELNPGLLIKAFTPVEIAHFARMEGCSTLEVLQRLKDAGLVMMPGGGAEIFDEDLRARICPHKAGSAEWLRISGEAHSLGIKTNCTMLYGHLETCAMRVDHLCRLREQQDKSGGFTCFIPLPFLTENSRLKLPEEKLGPVRGLDQLRTVAVSRLMLDNIPHIKAYWIMMGTKLAQTALWYGADDLDGTVVEEHIGHMAGAGSAQGLTLKELEFMIREAGFTPVRRNAIFHTVPTEEARA; this comes from the coding sequence ATGCTGGATGCTTCCTATTACGCAAGCCTCGGGCTTGCCGACGTTCTGGACAAGGTCCTTGCCGGCCAGCGCCTGAGCGCCGAAGACGGCATGGCGCTTTTCGCCTGCCCCGACATCACCGCCGTGGGCGCCCTGGCCCACCATGCGCGTTGCCGCATGCACGGGGACAAGACCTCGTATGTGGTCAACCGCCAAATAAATTATACCAATGTCTGCGTCAACGGCTGCGTGTTCTGCGCCTTCCGCCGCGACAGCGAAGAAGACCAGGGGGCTTTCTGCCTGAGTACCGAAGAAGTGCTGGAGCGCCTGCGCGCCGCTGATGCCACGCCCCTGCATCTGGACGAGCTGCACATCGTGGGCGGCTGCCATCCCACCCGTCCTTTCCAGTGGTTCCTGGACACCCTGCGTGCCGCGCGCGAACTCAATCCCGGCCTGCTCATCAAGGCCTTCACCCCGGTGGAGATCGCCCACTTCGCCAGGATGGAAGGCTGTTCCACCCTCGAAGTGCTGCAGCGCCTCAAGGACGCCGGTCTGGTCATGATGCCCGGCGGCGGCGCCGAGATCTTCGACGAAGACCTGCGCGCCCGTATCTGCCCCCACAAGGCCGGTTCCGCCGAGTGGCTGCGCATCTCCGGCGAGGCCCACAGCCTGGGCATCAAGACCAACTGCACCATGCTCTACGGCCATCTGGAGACCTGTGCCATGCGCGTGGACCATCTCTGCCGCCTGCGCGAACAGCAGGACAAAAGCGGCGGGTTCACCTGCTTCATCCCCCTGCCCTTCCTGACCGAGAACAGCAGGCTCAAGCTGCCTGAGGAAAAGCTCGGCCCCGTGCGCGGTCTCGACCAGCTGCGCACCGTGGCCGTCTCGCGCCTGATGCTGGACAACATCCCCCACATCAAGGCCTACTGGATCATGATGGGCACCAAGCTGGCCCAGACGGCCCTCTGGTACGGCGCCGACGACCTGGACGGCACCGTGGTGGAAGAGCACATCGGCCATATGGCCGGTGCCGGTTCCGCCCAGGGCCTGACCCTCAAGGAGCTGGAATTCATGATCCGTGAAGCGGGCTTCACGCCCGTGCGGCGCAACGCCATCTTCCATACCGTCCCGACCGAGGAGGCCCGCGCATGA